The sequence CATAGACCCAGGCTTCTGTCCCTGGCCAGGCTCTCACCTTGAGCACGTTACCGAACGCTCCACATCATAAGTACCTCGTctgaaaaacaggaataaaatagTGCTGTTTCACGGGCTCTTTGTCAGGATTGAGATAATTTATGCAGGCTCTTAGTTTGATGCTTGGCAAATCGTAAATGCTTCACAAACCTTAGCTATTATGTGCTGCCCGCTGTATAAAACCCTCAGAAACGTGTGCTGTCCACAGGACTGAGTGTGTTTCTCAGCATGGCGTTACCAGGCTCTTACCTGCTCCCAGGCCTCGTCTTCCTCCACTTTCCCTCTGGCATTTGGGCCTCAATGAACTTGCCTGGTTCTCCAAATGTGAACTTCTCTTCCGCTCCTCAGGCTTTCGCACATGCTGGTCTTTCTGTTGGATTGCTCATGCCCCCATTCTCTGCCAAAGGATCCAAGCAACTTACAATTCCCAGTTCTAGGTTTGGCTTTGGATTGAGACAATCCTAGCTTCATATTCAGGCTCTGCCAGCCACTGACCAGCTGTATGACCTTCTGCATATCCTTAATCTCAGACTCACAGGATTATAATAAGGATTCAATTACACAATGATCATTTAGCACAGCGCCTGCTACGAGGCTGTTaactaaaaaactttttttcttctcttcctccttctcagaATCTTTTCCAAACCCTTCCCATCTGCACCTTGTATTAACCACACTGTGTTGTAATTATTTATCGCTGTCTTACTCTAGACGATGAGTTGTTTGGGGTCTAAGAACAGTCTTGGTCATGGTTGAATCCTcaggacctagcacagtgcttggcatgtggCAGGTCCTTAATGTTTGTATATTGAGTGGATAAGGCAGGAACCCGTGCGAGACAAGGAATGAGCTTCTGTGTGGGAAATTCTCTTTGCTGGGCTGCTTCACTGTGTGAGCCCAACAACCCTAGGCAAGATTTTCCTTTTTGGAGGTGAGGTAGCCGAATGTGTCTCACAGagcccagtacacacacacaccagctgaTCAAGACATGTCTGTTGGAATACCAGTAACACAATTTAGTGATGGTTCTACCCTGGGGAGCGTCCATAAGCCTTTCTTCCAGGGGCCCCAGGGGAAGCAGTACACAGTTCCATGCAGAAAAACAATGCCGACCTTCCTCCTGACCTGATGCATTGTTCTTTTCCAGTGTGATTAAGAGAAGATCTGAAGAGGTGGCCCTGGTGTGACGCTGGGAGGGAGTGGACTGGGCCAGGCTGTTGGAGCAGGAGAAGGGCGGTCAGGACAGATGTACCTGGGGGCCAACTCTGTCCAGGCACCAACCAGTCTGGCTAGGGCTGGTGGTGTCAGGTTACTTTTTAAAGGACAAGGCTTCTCTTCCAAATAGAAAGACAATACCTTGACTTATTTGCCAGGTACCCTGAAGGATAAATGCAGTGAAGAAAGGgccaagagaaggaaggagggaaggagtggcCAAACCAAGGACCACTGTGAGGGGTACCTGGGCTCCAAAAGCTTCCCTCTCACTTGTattctccttcctccaccttAGAAGTTCTCCAGGGAGAAGCTGAGCTTCTGGCTCTGCAGAGACAGCTGCTAAGATGAGTGTGGAGTTTGGTGGCAGCTCACATTTCAGCACAGGGTACAACCGCTCAAAGGTTCTTTGGAAGACCTGGGGGAAATTCTGTGCTGGGAAACCCTTCCTCCCAAGATTCTCAGGCATGAATAGCCTTGGAAAAAAGGACCCCAGACACAACCACCGCTTCGGTAGAACACAAGGGCCTTAGCCCCATTTATTTGCATAAGCCAGAGGTTTCTGCCACAGTAACAGTCTTAGATCGTGGGGAGCCCTTTCCCTCCAGCCTCggcaggggcagagggagacagacacacaaacacatcttTCAGATCCCTTTCTCTGAGGTCTGAAGAGaccacctcctcctctcctgtTGCCTCTAAAAGATTAGCTTTCTAAGTCTGCACCCCCCACCGCACACACAGTCTGCTATGGGTTAAGCACCAAATGTTAAATCAAACCCATTAAACAGGTTGCTCTTTAACCACAGACACAAAGAAGAGTGTGATGCCACGAAGGAACTGGCCAGTCTTGGAACAAATGTACGTGCTCCCTTCTTTCTGACCCATGGAAGAGTCTGCTCCTTGAGCCTGACCTGGATGTTTCATCACAGGGAGACTGGGGAGCCTTCCAGGAGATGACTCGGCTTTGGCCCTCTTCCACGGCTATAAGGATGTTGTTCCCGCAGGGACCATCCAGATTCCAGCTCCGGAGAAAGACGAAAAGGCTGACACTGTCGGGAAGGGCATCTAGGGCTTATAGCATTTGAGGGCTAACTGGGGGCAAGTGCCGGCAGCGGGACCAGGGAAGTGAGGGGATGCTCAGTAGGTAAATCGCATCCTTTGCGAGTAGCCCAGTTTGTCCAAGTTGGGGTGGCAGGCCAGCTGCACCATCGCGGGTGGCccacagagcagcagcagcacaTCCTCCCCTGGGGCGGGCAGGTGCTCCTGGATCATGTCGGCAGACACAAAGCCCTTGCTGTAGGCCCAATCTgcatggggagaggagagaatgaCACTCCAGATCCATGCTGGCAGTGGGGTGCAGTGcggggccggggtggggtggtggcAGTCCAGAAAGGCTCCTGAGAGGGTACAGAGCTGTAGCGGCAGCTGGACGGGTCTACTCAGCCTGCTTCAGCGGCACGGCCAGCCCTGCACCCACCCGGTAAACAGGAACCGCGGGGAAGAGTCCAGGAGACCACTGTGTCCATGAGCTCAGAGTTTGGCAGTGTCGGGCAGGGTCGGTTTCACTGAAACCAGAACCCACAGATGGGCGAGGCCCTGATTTGGGGATGTCCAGAAATGGGGAGGGTACCTTCTGGGGGGTGATCCAGAGTGAACCAGAGCGTAAAGTGGTCGGGGTGTCGGGCCTGCAGCTCCTCTAAGTCCTCCCGTAAGATTATGTCCTTTTCAGTCTGAAATGAAGAGGAGAAGCAAAGTCTTTAGGAACCTTCTCAGGTTCCTAAGCACAACAACATAAAGTTCTCTGCTGTAACAACTTTCcaaccaggaaagaaaaagaaaattgaagttctAGGGAATAAGCGAGGGTTTTAGGGAGCTAGgatgaggggagggagaggggaacagCCTTTATTTACACAGTATGAAGGAATAAAGACAGAATATTTAACAAAGGAGACTCAAGGAGCAAGTTTCTATACTCAGGACTAGACtccttaaatgttttctttttttctttccttgcggGCCAGGGAGGGAATGTGGCTCAGTGCTCTGTCCTCCTTATTGTGGAAGAGGACCCTCTGCCCGCAGGGAGGCCTTGGCCAGAGGctgagccaggcactgggctcGTTTTGCCCGTTGGTACCATACCTCTCCCCACACAGTAACTCTGAAGTCCCAGGACTGAGAAAAGCAACGCAACCTGGTTGGCAAAAAGCAGAAAGCACTGGGTTGGATCTTCTGGGTCTTTCAGGATGGCCTGGATCAGCTGCAGCATTGGGGTGATTCCTGCACACAGATGCCCCACGGTGAGATGCGGTggccaccctccccatccctgctccTTAGCTGCCCAACCCTTTCATCTTAATTCTACTCACTCACCCCTTCACTCTGTTTTCCTTTGTGTCCTAATTCTCTACACTTCCCCTGTGTCTTCACAGCACCTACATTTCTGGACAGATAGGCCCTTTACCCCAAACTCACTAAAATTCATATCTCGTAGGTGAATTGTGGTCACGTGCTCAAAATTCACATAAATTCATATTGCTGAAATCCTTCTAAGGAACCAATCCAAGACTCTCTGGAAGTCCCTTGGAGGCTAAGGCTCCAGTATCACAGATGACTGCAAGTACCTACTGATTCAATGCTGAGATGCCTGGAGCCCTGGACATGCAGGTTAAGTGCACGTGCTTTGGAACTGAGCAGAGCTGCACACTAACCCTGCCTCTACCCATGTGGAAATGattcaacctctctgaacctctgtgttctcatccgtaaaatgggaagGCTTGTACCTATGTCATAGACACATACAGAGTCCAGCAGAGTGTCTAACATAGGGAAATGTCCAATGTTAATTTTCTATCTTCTCCACTGTCCTATTCTTAGCTGCTTCTCTGTTCTCACCTAAAATTTATTAGATTCATTCCATCTGAGGTCTCCGGAGAGCCCACATGATTTGTTTCTCTCATTCTGTCAGTTAAAATAGATTTTGGGGGGTTTCTACCTCATTATGATTTTGTTTTGCAGCAACTGGGGAGCTCTAGGCATTGCTGGGAATGCCCTGATTAAGTCTGGCCATGATTACCAAACCTTCTGAGGGTCACCTGGAAGCTGCCACGGCAACAGTCACAAtggtgggagggagcaggggaCAAGAACCTGTGCCGCCGGCAATCATTCCCAGTTTCCTGGCCACTCGCGGTTCTGGTGGAGACTTTTTGTTGGGCTGAATGCTAAACATCCCTGAGAAGTCGAGTGGAGAGAGGGGTGAAAGAACAGTCAATTCAGGAAACTAAGTAAACAAATGCAAAATCGAAAATACGTCCCAGGCCAGttctgcagctgctgtggaatCTGATCCTGGAGCTTAGGTGTTGAGCCAGCCCTGACAACAAGACACTTCAGGGGCAATGGGGCCAGGACTGTCTGTCCCATATTATGAGCTACGAGTCAGTTTAGGAACACACAGTGAGTCATAAGCTAACTCCCACAGAGGGTCACTCCCTGCTCAGGGCGACAGGCATGAGGCCAGGTGTGAATCTATTTTCCCAAGTGGCACAGAGCAGCTCCCAGGCTTGCTAATGCACCCAGCTGTTCCCACTGGAAGGGCTGAACGTAATCTCTGGCTCTCTGCATAGCTCGGCCTgaggggcagagagaaagagaggcccGCGTTTGCATTAGTCATCTCCAGGGCTGTCACAGTGGGTGAATTCATGTGGATGGAGAACAGATCCCTGTGTCAAGAGGGGCTGAGGAACACGCCTTTCTATAACGTCAGGGCTGTGTTTACAGGAGGGGCAGCTGGCCTTTacccacgtgcacacacacacatggacacacagaACCACACCGTGTGGAGAGGACGCCGGGCACCGGAGACGTGGGAGCTAGGCCGTTACCTTTCCCAGCGTAAGTGAGCAACCCACTTGGCCCCCGAAACTCCACCATGTCCCCAGTCTTCAGGCTATCCAGGTACTGAGACATCTTTCCCCCCTCAGGAAATTTGGGGTGCACACCCTTCAGGTAGACCTGATAAGACAGAATGGAAAGTACTTTGTTTGGAATGTCCCTGGTTTCTGAGCCCCCTGTTGACTGAACCTGCCTGAAGCAGGGCAGGGATGACACACATGCTCTCTCTTCCCATTCCACATACTTCCTTCAGGTCCACAAAGGACACGCATCTCCTCCTATCAAACACATCTTGGAAGTTTCTACAGGTCCCAGAGGGAGGAGGATAAGGGGCTCCTGGGGCTCCTTCCAACCTTCTTACCTTGATGACAAGATCCACATAGCCTTGGTCCTCATCGCTGGTGATGGGAGTGTACGGCCTGATGACCAGGCTGCCATCGATCCGGGCAGAGAGGTAGACATGTTGGCCTGGGGACCACGTGCAGAGCTACATAAGGACTCCTGTGGAGGTGCTGCATTCCTGTTACCTTTCAAAATAATCTGGGAGGTTTGAGAGGACAGAAGCGTCTTGCTCCGTGCTGGGGTCCCAGTGAGCAACCAAGCAGGGAGGATTCACCCCTTTGAGCCCCCAGCTGGATCCCTCATAAACTCCCCTCTGCTGAGATTCTTATCAATGACTGCCCAGGACCTTAGCAGTGAGTTGAGGGTCTGGGCAATGGGGAAAAGATTAGTGCTTGCTCAGCGGGGATATAAGCAAATcctgcaggaaggagggaggactgCTGAGAGTTGAAGATGTCTGGGGGCACAGAAGCCACACCCTAGAGTGGCCCAGGGCACCTCACAGCCTGGAGGATACGCAGCCTGGTGTGGAAAgggtgatggggtggggaggcacaAGACTGAAGCAGCGCGTTTCAGGAGACCCCAGAAGGGGGCTCACCCTATTAGAATACCAGGGAAAGGAGCCCACGCCGCAGTTCTTACCCACAGGCAGCCCCAGAACGTGGTGGGCGGTGGGCAGGGCAAAGCGGAACCTCTTGGTGTTGTGGTTCACGGTCTGGAGGACGGATGACAAGCGTCTCACCAGGCAGGTCTGGTGTCGCCAACTCCCCGGGGCATCCCAACCACAGCCGAGCGGAACTCAGGTCCCCTCCGCTACTCCACAACTCACTGTCTTGTCTAGCAGTCGCAGCAGGTACTTCTCATTGGGGTCCAGGAGCGTGATCCGCGGCCGGCGGGACCTCCGCACCAGGTAGGAGCCCAGAGCCAGGCCGAGCAGAGtcagcagccccacccccagggaggcCAGCAGGACTGGGCTCTGCGGGCAGAGGGGGCAGCGTGACCGTCGCGCCGGGGAAGAGCCCAGGGCGTGGGCGGTGACGGGCCCCTACGACCTGCACCCCGGGTGGCGACCCCGAACTCCAGCGCAGGAGCAAGCCGAGCTCAGGGGGCAGCCTGGGTGGGGTCCCCAGCCCGAGCGTGCGGTACCGAGACCCCGGCATCCAGGGCGGGTGTAAAGCCCTGCGGGGCGGGGTCGGCGGTGAGAGCCCCTGGTCCGGACCTGAGTGCCGGGAACCAGAAGGGGCGGAGTCCCCTGGTGCGGGATACGGAGCGAGGGTCTCACCGTCTGCAACCCCATCTTCAAGAGCCGCGTCCTCCACCTCGCAGCCAGCGCCCAGATCCCACAATGCGCCGCGGGGCGGGCAGGAGGCGGGGCATGGAGGGGCGGGGCATGGCTGGGCGGGGCCCGGTAGGGGCGGGGTCACTCCGCGCCCCACCTCTTTCCTCCGGACTCGGCTCCCAGGTACTCCTACAAGGAGGGGCTGCAGCTCCAGACCCTCCCCCCCAGCCTTCTGTTCCTGCTACTAAGACCACTTAGCGTCGAACAGGGAGGGAGTCCTGTCAAACGTAGAACCACACCAAGCTGGAACTGGAAATCTCCAAGTCTGCAAATTGCTTAGCAGGGAGGAATCTGGCGTTCAGAGAGAGACAGGCTCAAAGTAGAGCAGGAGGGCCTGAAACTGATCATTGTGTTGTCACGTTAGTTCTTCAAAGGGCAGACTTTCAACCAGAGGATTCACAGGCTGGCCAAGTCTCCTCGGGAATGACAGTGGCATCTTCATTTCCTGCTTCCGTGACTGGTTTTGCTCACATGGCCAGGCCCTCATGCCATCAGGCTCATTCAGGAGCTCCTTTCGGGTCCAGATCAAGCTTCTCATCTGGATCTGGGTTCTCCAGCCCCCGGGGCCAAAGACCTGGCTTTGGGGGCAGACTGGACTGAATCAGAACCTGGACGACTTCCTCAACTTCTTTCTGATTCCTGTCTACCGATAGATAAGTGCTATGAGGCATGTAATGTGCTTAACATGTGGCCTGTCATAGAACAAAACACTCAACAGATGTCAGCTGCTACAACGACTCTCTGCAGACAGTGATGATGCCCGGCTAGAGATTCGAGCTGAGCCCTGCTGGCAGCAGAGGTGGGGGACAGGAGGAGACGGTAACAGATGCTGAGGGCCAGGAGCCACACATCGGCCGAGTTGCCCATTCCCTCTCATACCCAGTTCCCAGCCTGGTTGacgtttgctctttttttttttttttttttttttgcggtacgcgggcccctcactgttgtggcctctcccgttgcggagcacaggctccggaagcgcaggctcagcggccatggctcacgggcccagctgctccgcggcatgtgggatcttcccggaccggggcacgaacctgtgtctcctgcatcggcaggcggactctctaccactgcgccaccagggaaaccctgacgTTTGCTCttgatttctcctgaggcctctctccgtAGCCTGTAGATAACCGTCTTCTTCTCACTGTGCGTTCACATGGTCTTCgctctgtgtgtgtctgagttGGCAACCTTTTTCTGTTTGGgtcagatggtaaatattttggtGGCATACGGCCTGTGTAACAATTATTCTGCTTtgctgttgtagcatgaaagcagccatagataatacgtaaatgaataaaagttactacgttctaataaaattttacttacaaaaacaggtaGTAGATCCTCATCCAGGATTGCCAAAATCCCTCAAATAAGCTGATACGCAACCCCTTACAGACCCACAGAAAAGTACTCAGAGACTGTTCTGGGAGGCCGTCCAGACTCTCCAGTCTggatttggacacagagagacacccCCAAGTGACCCAAAGGACACTGCTTAGGTGACGAGCACTGACCTCCAGCCTACCCACCAGAGAAGTCACCTGATTCCTGCCCAGGCCTGCACGTGGCCCCATCCGCCACCATCCAGCCATGTTCCAGGCCAGCTCAGAATGGTCTTCACCAGACTGGACAATGCGTGGTGAAGCTCCAGGCTCAGAAGAGCCCCCTAATTCCAGTCTCCTGAGACAACCACCCTTCTCAGTCATGTATACGTctaagaaaggtaaaaattccCATGTTCCATGCATTTTGTGTTGACcagtaaaatgaaagcaaagtcTTAGGGTGAGGTTTCcgtttaaaaattccaaaaaggGCTTTTTCAGCTGACAAAAACCTTTTTTGCATTGGCCTGGTAATTCTTCTTTACCTTGTTATTTTGCCATGGCTCTCAATCAGACGCTATGTATATATTTGTTCAGCTGTTCTAGTTGTCTTCACTGAGAAGTTTCAAATTACCTAGATTGCTATTCTAAAAAAACTTTTATGTACGACTTGAAGAGATCTTCAAGACACAACCGTTAAATGCAAACACTCAGGCTTCAATACAGTAGATTCATtacaaaattattaattaatgcaaaaaaaCCTACACATTTCTGTTCAGTGtaattacaaataaagaaactacaGAAGATTCTGTTACTGGTGGTTTGTCTGACTATGAACCCTATAAAAACTCTCCTGATTAAAACAACTATATATGTGACTCTGAAGGACATTGATTGTCTCTGTGTCCCACTGATTTTTCTCTTAGGTGACTTTCTTCTTGGCTTCTCCTTTGAGCAAAGTGACTGTAGGGAGAAACTTCCACAGTAGGTAAGACTTGGGTTTTGGCCTCAAATAATGTGGAGGTGACTCTTAGTTTTGCCTCTTTTAGgaatttatataaatgggatcgtacagtatgtggtcttttgtatctAGCTTCTTTTTTGcgttatgtttgtgagatttatccGTATTGTTGTGAgagtagtttattcattttcattgctgagtagtgttccgtTGTATGATTAGATCAAATTTATTTACCCGGTGTACTACTGACGTTCATTTGGGTTGCCTCCAATTTGTGACCATTACAAATAATGCTCCTGTATACGCTGTCGTACATGTCTCCTGGGGCACAGGTACTTGAATGAGTGTTTACCTAGGAATGGGATTGCCCCATCATCAGGTGCACGATATTTGATGCAGTGGATTCTGCAGTTTCCTAAAGTGATTGGGCCGGTTTGCACTTCCACCAGTAGTGATGAGAAGTCTTGCTTTTCCACATCAGAAGTTGACAAAtatttctgtaaagggccagacagtaaatagtCTAGATTTTGTGAACTATACAGCCTCTGTGGCTGCTATTCAACTCTGGCCTTGCAGCATGAAAGCGGTCCTAGACAATGTATAGACAGTTGATCATGGCCGTGCTCCGATACAGCTGTGTTTGCAAAGCAGTTGGTGGACTGTGTTTGGTCCATGGGCCACAGTTTACCAATCCTTGTTCTCTGATACATCCTTTCCAACATGCGGCACTTCAGTCTTTTTAGTTTtagccatttaaatttttatttgctgtTCCCTGAGGAGAAATGAGATGAGCTCCTTTTGAAACGCTTCTTCTTTTGCAGAGTTCCTTGTTGAAGTTTTTGGCCCACTGGGTTGCCTGCCTTTGTCTCATTCATCTGTACTAGTTCTTTAAACATTTCTGGGTGGATGTTCCTTGTTCTATGTACTACAATACTCCTCCTACTGCGTGGCttgccatttctttctcttcatgaTGTTTCTTCATATGCCATTAAATTCAGCCTATATtgaagatttctttccttatattttcaTTGCCTTTTGTTTCTTCTAGTTTACTAAATTCTTATGATGGATGCTTACCTGTTTaatttttagtcttgtttattttataatttatagtctcacttattttcatttaagtctataaatttccttcaagaacagGATTAACTGCATGACCCAACTTTTCCTATTAGTAATTCCATTAtggttctaaatattttctaacttccattactctttttctttagcttatgaattatttagaaatatgtgtgtatgttaaaaaatatgggtttaaaaatctttctttttatcattaatttAGAAAACAGGTAGGTTAGAAGCTAATTGTATTGTTGTCGGTGAACTTGGGGTGTCGCTTCAATTCTTCGGGACTTGTTGAGATGCTTCCCAGTCAATTTTCATGTATGTTCCAtgtatgcctttaaaaaaattataaaggatgCAATGTTCTATATGTGCCCATTGGATCAAGCTGGTTGATTGTATTCCAACcttactaattttgttttttggctgggTAGAGCATTGTAgatctatcagttactgagaTATGTTAGAATCTCCCACTACGATGGTGAATGTAGCAATTTCTCCTTGGTGTTTTGTTAATACTAATTTTGTCTCCTTGAGGTAAAGTCTACAGTTAAATACATTGTTTTAGCTCCCTAATAAGGTTCATCTTTCATCAAACAACCCCTAAGATATGTCTCGATCTTCTTTATCTCTGGTGatgcttctttttttctaccCCTTAATGTCTGTCTTGTCGGATATCATTTATTTTAGTTGTATTAGCCAGGTATATCTTTTTTCCATGCTGTTCCTTCCAGCTTTTCTGTTATTAGGTTATCTCTTTTCTGTTATTAGGTTATCTCTATTAGGTTATCTCTTTTCTGTTATTAGGTTATCTCTCTATTAGGTTTTCTGTTATCTCTTATAAATAGGAAAagctgtatatttttttaaattaagacaatCTTTTTTAGCTAATGAGTTTGGTTCATTTTCATCTATCaggtaatatttatatttatgaatttatgCTATTACATCAAGTatcttctacttttcttttttctctctctctttttgccttTCAGGAGACCtggttgaatttttcttttctttctcattacttttttttttttctctccctctctctggttTTGGCAGTAAACACTCTTTCTAGCCTTTGGAGTTATCCTAGAAATTTAACGTGAATATTTTAACCTAATATTTGAAGTTAAtacaataatgatttttttttcttctggttctcACTATGGTGTCttatttccttgtgtgttttgcgatttttttttttttttttttactatgagcTTCTATTCTTCAGAACTTTGTGAGGATTCTTTGAGTCCTAAATGCTTCATAAGATTTGTATTTGCCTTTTCCGGGCATCTTGGTGGAAATTACCAACTTGAGTGGTGGCCAATTGAAAATATTATCTTGCTGGAGATTTCTGAGATCACCTCGTAGTGTTGATTCAGGTGGCTGCAAATCTACACAAGGGACAGCTTGTATTTGGGAATATCAGGGGAGGTATTTTCCCCTCTAGTAGATTTTGTTTCTGTCCCGTTCAGTGGTGTGTATTTTTCCCTAGTTCTCTCTGTTGAATGTGCAGCCCTTGCTGTTGCGTCTTTACGTGGTTGTCTCCCGTATCTTGAAATCCTAGGTTATCCTGACCTTTTCCCGTCCCTTGCACCCTGCTCAGCCCAGTGTCACAGGCACTTGACTAATTCCCTCAGGACAAAAGCCAGCTTCAGGCCTTATTTACCTATCTGGAGTCctagttttgtttaattttttggtcTCTGAGAATTTCTCATATTGTTTTCATTCCAGTGATCCACATAACAATGGCTTTTAAGTGTTATGTGTAGCATATTTAGTTGTTTTAATCAGGAGAGTTTTTATAGGGTTCATAGTCAGACAAACCACCAGTAACAGAATCTTCtgtagtttctttatttgtaattaCACTGAACAGAaatgtgtagattttttttgcattaattaataattttgtaATGAATCTACTGTATTGAAGCCTGAGTGTTTTCATTTAACGGTTGTGTCTTGAAGATCTCTTCAAGTCGTAcataaaagtttttttataaTAGCAATCTAGGTAATTTGAAACTTCTCAGTGAAGACAACTAGAACAGCTGAACAAATATATACATAGCGTCTGATTGAGAGCCATGGCAAAATAACAAGGTAAAGAATTACCAGGCCAATGCAAAAAAGGTTTTTGTCAGCTGAAAAAGCCCTTATTGGAATTTTTAAACGGAAACCTCACCCTAAgactttgctttcattttactgGTCAACACAAAATGCATGGAACATGGGAATTTTTATCTCTCTTAGATGTATACATGGTATCCCATGATGTTATTCTGTTTCTAATGAATTGGGAGAATAAATATCCCAGTGAGAGACAATTAGTTATATTCAAAGATTTCTTTCATAAGTttaaatttaggaaatatttcaaaaccaaaaaaagactacagggcttccctggtggcgcagtggttaagaatctgcctgccaatgcaggggacacaggttcgagccctggtctgggaagatcccacatgctgcggagcaactaagatctagagcccgcgagccacaactactgagcccacgcaccacaactactgaagcccgcgcacctagagccctgctctgcaacaagagaagccaccgcaatgagactcccgtgcaccgcagtgaagagtagtccccgctctctgcaactagagaaagcctgtgcagaaacaaagacccaacacagccaaagataaataaataaaataaattaaaacaaaaaagaatatattaaaaaaaaagagtacaaaccTCCTCAtttatgttggttttttttttttaatatttatttatttggttgcaccaggtcttagttgtagcaggcaggctccttagttgcggcatgcatgtgggatctacttccctgatcagggatcgaacctgggccccctgcactgggagcgcggagccttatccactatgccaccagggaagtcccttcatttatggttttttttttttttttttttccgtacgcgggcctctcgctgttgtggcctctccccgttgcagagcacaggctcgggacgcgcaggcccagcggccatggctcacgggcccagccgctctgcggcatgtgggatcttcccggaccggggcatgaacccgcgtcccctgcatag comes from Delphinus delphis chromosome 1, mDelDel1.2, whole genome shotgun sequence and encodes:
- the CYB5R1 gene encoding NADH-cytochrome b5 reductase 1 isoform X1, yielding MGLQTVRPSLRIPHQGTPPLLVPGTQSPVLLASLGVGLLTLLGLALGSYLVRRSRRPRITLLDPNEKYLLRLLDKTTVNHNTKRFRFALPTAHHVLGLPVGQHVYLSARIDGSLVIRPYTPITSDEDQGYVDLVIKVYLKGVHPKFPEGGKMSQYLDSLKTGDMVEFRGPSGLLTYAGKGMFSIQPNKKSPPEPRVARKLGMIAGGTGITPMLQLIQAILKDPEDPTQCFLLFANQTEKDIILREDLEELQARHPDHFTLWFTLDHPPEDWAYSKGFVSADMIQEHLPAPGEDVLLLLCGPPAMVQLACHPNLDKLGYSQRMRFTY
- the CYB5R1 gene encoding NADH-cytochrome b5 reductase 1 isoform X2 translates to MGLQTSPVLLASLGVGLLTLLGLALGSYLVRRSRRPRITLLDPNEKYLLRLLDKTTVNHNTKRFRFALPTAHHVLGLPVGQHVYLSARIDGSLVIRPYTPITSDEDQGYVDLVIKVYLKGVHPKFPEGGKMSQYLDSLKTGDMVEFRGPSGLLTYAGKGMFSIQPNKKSPPEPRVARKLGMIAGGTGITPMLQLIQAILKDPEDPTQCFLLFANQTEKDIILREDLEELQARHPDHFTLWFTLDHPPEDWAYSKGFVSADMIQEHLPAPGEDVLLLLCGPPAMVQLACHPNLDKLGYSQRMRFTY